ACTTTCCTCTTAATATTTCTTCTGATAGAGGATCCTCTATATATTTCTCCATTGTTCGCTTTAAAGGCCTTGCTCCATAAGCAGGATCAAATCCTTCTTTTACTAACCACTGCTTGACAAGATCGTCCATCTCTAAGGTCAGACCCCTTTCATCTAATAGATGGGCATTAAGCTTTTTAAAAAACAGATCTACAATCTCAACGATATTCTCCA
This sequence is a window from Nitrospinota bacterium. Protein-coding genes within it:
- a CDS encoding ATP-dependent Clp protease ATP-binding subunit ClpC, coding for ENIVEIVDLFFKKLNAHLLDERGLTLEMDDLVKQWLVKEGFDPAYGARPLKRTMEKYIEDPLSEEILRGKFRDGGVVVVKREGDQLVFIDKKDLVTSNT